One Siniperca chuatsi isolate FFG_IHB_CAS linkage group LG3, ASM2008510v1, whole genome shotgun sequence genomic region harbors:
- the LOC122873058 gene encoding E3 ubiquitin-protein ligase TRIM39-like: MAAANYLRSEDQFLCSICLDVFTDPVTTSCGHNFCKNCINEHWDTNDRYLCPMCKKVFNTRPELQVNTFISEMAAQFRQSAQQEASSSSSETQVSKPGEVPCDVCTGNKLKALKSCLVCLASYCETHLEPHLTMSGLKRHQLIDPVKNLEDRMCTKHDKPLELFCKTDQTCVCVLCTVLDHKTHDVVPLKEGYEGKKAELGKTEAETQQMIQKRRLKIQEIKRSVDLGKEDADREIAEGVQVFTSLKESVERGQANLIHTIKEKQKTTEKQAEAFIKELEQEISVLMKRRTEVEQLSRSQDHLHLLQSFQSLNTHHPPSTKDWTEVSVPPAPYEGSVRRAVAQLEETLSKQMKKLLEAELKRVQQYAVDVTLDPDTAHPNLTLSDDGKEVTDSDVVKNLPYNPKRFSDYNCVLGKQSFSSGRFYFEVQVKGKTDWDLGVCRESINRKGEIALSPEDGYWTMGLTNGNEYDALADPPVRLSLKSQPQKVGVFVDYEEGLVCFYDVDAAALICSFTGCSFTEKLFPYFSPCDNDGGKNSAPLIISPVRVN; the protein is encoded by the coding sequence ATGGCTGCTGCGAACTATCTGCGATCTGAAGATCAGTTTCTGTGCTCCATCTGTCTGGATGTGTTCACTGATCCTGTCACCACATCATGTGGACACAACTTCTGCAAAAACTGCATCAATGAACACTGGGATACTAACGACCGGTACCTGTGTCCGATGTGTAAAAAGGTTTTCAACACAAGACCTGAGCTGCAGGTCAACACTTTCATCTCTGAGATGGCTGCTCAGTTCAGACAGTCAGCTCAACAggaagccagcagcagcagctcagagacacAAGTGTCCAAACCAGGAGAAGTTCCCTGTGACGTCTGCACTGGAAACAAACTGAAGGCCTTGaagtcctgcctggtgtgtctggCCTCCTACTGTGAGACTCACCTGGAGCCTCATCTGACAATGTCAGGCCTGAAAAGACATCAGCTGATCGACCCTGTGAAGAACCTGGAAGACAGGATGTGTACGAAGCACGATAAACCTCTGGAGCTGTTCTGTAAGACCGACCAGACATGTGTCTGCGTGCTCTGCACTGTTTTagaccacaagacacatgatgTTGTTCCACTGAAGGAAGGATATGAAGGAAAGAAGGCCGAGCTGGGGAAGACAGAGGCTGAAACTCAGCAGATGATCCAGAAGAGACGACTGAAGATTCAGGAGATCAAACGCTCGGTTGACCTCGGTAaggaagatgcagacagagagatagcagAAGGTGTTCAGGTCTTCACTTCTCTGAAGGAGTCTGTTGAGAGAGGCCAGGCCAATCTCATCCACACGatcaaagagaagcagaaaacaacagagaaacaggCCGAAGCTTTCATCAAAGAGCTGGAACAGGAAATTTCTGTGCTGATGAAGAGAAGgactgaggtggagcagctctcacgctCTCAAGAccacctccatcttctccagagTTTCCAGTCCCTAAACACCCACCACCCACCATCCACCAAGGACTGGACAGAGGTCAGCGTCCCTCCAGCACCATATGAGGggtctgtgaggagagctgtggctcagctggaggagacactcagtaaacagatgaagaagctgCTTGAAGCAGAGCTGAAGAGGGTCCAGCAGTATGCAGTGGATGTGACTCTTGATCCTGATACAGCACATCCCAATCTCACCCTGTCTGATGATGGGAAAGAAGTAACTGATAGTGATGTGGTGAAGAATCTTCCATACAACCCAAAGAGATTTTCTGATTACAATTGTGTTTTAGGAAAGCAGAGTTTCTCTTCAGGCAGATTTTACTTTGAGGTTCAGGTTAAAGGAAAGACTGATTGGGATTTAGGAGTGTGCAGAGAGTCGATCAACAGGAAGGGAGAGATCGCACTGAGCCCTGAGGATGGTTACTGGACTATGGGGTTGACAAATGGAAATGAGTATGATGCTCTTGCTGACCCTCCAGTCCgtctctctctgaagtctcAGCCTCAGAAGGTGGGGGTGTTTGTGGATTATGAGGAGGGTCTGGTCTGCTTTTATGACGTAGATGCTGCAGCTCTTATCTGCTCCTTTACTGGCTGCTccttcactgagaaactcttCCCATACTTCAGTCCCTGTGATAATGATGGTGGTAAAAACTCTGCACCTCTGATCATCTCTCCTGTCAGAGTAAACTAA